The following is a genomic window from Chryseobacterium sp. StRB126.
GTAGAAAGAGTAGGAGACGGTATTAAAGTTACGATGAATGAAAGTATTGTAAACTTTGCTTTCGATTCTTCAAATCTTACTTCTGTTGCGCAGAGTAATTTAGATAAATTAGCTAAAGTATTGGTTGATAACCCGGATACCAATATCAATATCTATGGTCATACAGACAGCGTAGGTAAAGACGCATACAACATGGCACTTTCTCAAAGAAGAGCAGATGCTGTAAAAGCTTATTTAGTAGGAAAAGGATTGGCGGGAAGCAGAATGTTTACTAAAGGTGAAGGTAAAAATATGCCGGTTGCTAGCAACGATACAGACGAAGGTAGAGCTAAAAACAGAAGAGTTGAATTCGCTATTACTGCAAATGAAAAAATGATTAACGATGCCAAGCAAGGGCAGTAATTAATTTAACATATAAATATTTTCGTAAAAGACCGCCCCGGCGGTTTTTTTTGTATTTTTATGCCAATCAATTTTTAATTTATTATTTTTGTAATTGAAATAACATAAATGAAAAAATATTTAAAACTGCTCCGTGTAGAGCAATGGGTGAAAAACCTTTTTGTATTTGTCCCTCTGTTTTTCTCCGGTAATATTACCAACCTTGATTTACTTACCAAAAGTATCTTTGCTTTTATCATTTTTTCATTCGCTGCAAGTGTTGTTTATATTCTTAATGATTATAATGACATTGAAGCGGACAGGAAACATCCTGAAAAAAGAAGACGTCCACTCGCAAGTGGTGCCATCTCAAAATCTACTGCAATAGGAATCCTCATAGGGCTCGTGATTGCAGATATCGCTTTTGTAGGTTTTGCCCAGTTGTATTTTCAGCAGCCGCTATGGAAATTCGCAATCATTATTGCTTTTTATGTGGTGATGAATCTTGCATACACTTTCAGATTAAAGCATGTTCCAATCATTGATATTTTTATCATTGCCATAGGATTTGTACTGCGGGTTCTGGCGGGTGGTTACATTACCGGGATCAGTATTTCCCAATGGGCGATCTTATTGACTTTTGTTCTGGCATTAGTATTAGCTATCGGGAAAAGAAGAGGAGAGCTTATCAATGCTCAGGTTTCAGGAAAAACAAGAAAAGCATTGGATGGTTATAATGTACAGTTTGCAGACATTGCATTGTCTATATCCATTACACTAGCAATTGTTTGCTATCTGATGTTTACCCTTTCACCGGAAGTACAGGCAAGATTCCATGAAAGAGTATTTTATACCGTAGTTTTCGTTGTATTTGCTCTTCTAAGATATCTGCAGCAGACACTGGTGTACAACAGAACGGAATCTCCTACAAAAATTGTGTACAGAGACCGTTATATACAGGTTACTTTATTACTTTGGGTGGCCACATTTTTAATTCAAATTTACTTTAAGAAATGAAGCCGAATTTCACACAGAAAGTTACAAACTGGGGTAATTACCCGGTAGTAGAAAAAGAAATGAGATCTGAAGACAGCTTCAAAAACATAAAAGAATTCGTACTCAACCACAATGAAGTTATTGCAAGAGGAAACGGAAGATGTTATGGAGATGCTTCGTTGGGTGAAAGCATATTTTCCACCAAAAAATTAAATAAATTTATCAGCTTTGACCGTTTGAACGGGATTATAGAGTGTGAGTCCGGAGTATTACTCTCGGAGGTGCTTGAAATTTCAGTTCAGCAGGGATACTTCCTGTATGTAACTCCGGGAACAAAATTTGTTTCCGTAGGTGGAGCTATTGCTTCTGATGTACATGGAAAGAATCACCACGCAGAAGGTTGTTTTTCAGAATATGTGATTGAATTTAAACTGATGATTGAGAATGGGGAAATCATTACCTGTTCACGAGAAGAAAATTCAGAAAAGTTCTGGGCTACTATTGGTGGAATGGGACTTACAGGGATCATTCTGACTGCAAAATTTAAGCTTAAAAATATAGAATCTGCTTATATCCGCCAGGAAAGTATCAAAGCAGATAACCTTGATGAGATCTTTAAACTATTTGACGAAAGTGAAAGCTGGACGTATACCGTAGCATGGATTGATTGTCTTCAGAAAGGAAAAAATATAGGTAGAAGTATTCTGATGAGAGGAGAGCATGCTTTCCAGCACGAATTACCCCAGAGTATGGCAAAAACTCCTTTAAGATTAAAGAACAAGTTACAGCCTACTATTCCTTTTTATTTTCCGGGATTTGTATTGAATGCCTTGACAGTAAAAATTTTCAACTGGTTGTATTATAAAAAACAATCCAAAAAAGAAGTTAAGAACTTTATTGATTATGAGACGTTTTTTTATCCTTTAGATGCCATTAATGAATGGAATAAGATCTACGGGAAATCCGGGTTCATACAATATCAGATGGTGATTCCGAAAGAGTCTGGAAAAGAAGGAATGAAAAGAATCCTTGAAACAATCGCCAACAGTGGAAATGGTTCATTCCTCGCCGTGTTGAAACTTTTCGGGAAAAATAACCCGGAAGCTTATAATTCTTTCCCTGTAGAAGGATATACACTGGCACTGGATTTTAAAGTAAATTCAAAGCTTAAAAAACTGGTAGAGGAGTTGGATAGTATTGTTCAGGAGTTTGGAGGAAGAATTTATCTTACCAAAGACAGTATGAGCAGATCCTCATTAACCAATTATCTGAAAAACATTCGAAGTCCTAAATTTGTGTCTTTACAGCACAAAAGAATCTTAAATAACAACAACTCATAATGATAGTTCTGGGAAGTACATCTGAAGTAGCACAGGCCTTTGTGGAAAAAGCACTTCAGGAAGGAGAAAAGTTTGAAAAAATCTATCTTTTTACCTCAAATAAAGAAACTACAGAAAGATTTGCAAGACATATTGATGTGAAATTTCTGCAGCAGTCCGAAGTGAT
Proteins encoded in this region:
- a CDS encoding OmpA family protein, producing MKFTKTYVGALFLSSALLLTSCEAVQNSNHQQRGTAVGVASGAVLGGILGNNVGKGGNGAIGAVLGGIIGGVAGNVIGNKMDKQAKDIKETLPGAQVERVGDGIKVTMNESIVNFAFDSSNLTSVAQSNLDKLAKVLVDNPDTNINIYGHTDSVGKDAYNMALSQRRADAVKAYLVGKGLAGSRMFTKGEGKNMPVASNDTDEGRAKNRRVEFAITANEKMINDAKQGQ
- a CDS encoding decaprenyl-phosphate phosphoribosyltransferase, whose protein sequence is MKKYLKLLRVEQWVKNLFVFVPLFFSGNITNLDLLTKSIFAFIIFSFAASVVYILNDYNDIEADRKHPEKRRRPLASGAISKSTAIGILIGLVIADIAFVGFAQLYFQQPLWKFAIIIAFYVVMNLAYTFRLKHVPIIDIFIIAIGFVLRVLAGGYITGISISQWAILLTFVLALVLAIGKRRGELINAQVSGKTRKALDGYNVQFADIALSISITLAIVCYLMFTLSPEVQARFHERVFYTVVFVVFALLRYLQQTLVYNRTESPTKIVYRDRYIQVTLLLWVATFLIQIYFKK
- a CDS encoding FAD-binding oxidoreductase, which produces MKPNFTQKVTNWGNYPVVEKEMRSEDSFKNIKEFVLNHNEVIARGNGRCYGDASLGESIFSTKKLNKFISFDRLNGIIECESGVLLSEVLEISVQQGYFLYVTPGTKFVSVGGAIASDVHGKNHHAEGCFSEYVIEFKLMIENGEIITCSREENSEKFWATIGGMGLTGIILTAKFKLKNIESAYIRQESIKADNLDEIFKLFDESESWTYTVAWIDCLQKGKNIGRSILMRGEHAFQHELPQSMAKTPLRLKNKLQPTIPFYFPGFVLNALTVKIFNWLYYKKQSKKEVKNFIDYETFFYPLDAINEWNKIYGKSGFIQYQMVIPKESGKEGMKRILETIANSGNGSFLAVLKLFGKNNPEAYNSFPVEGYTLALDFKVNSKLKKLVEELDSIVQEFGGRIYLTKDSMSRSSLTNYLKNIRSPKFVSLQHKRILNNNNS